CACAATTGATATGGCTATTTCTATCATTGATTTAAAACCTGTATTTACTCTTCTTGATAGAGCTTTACTAGATCAAACATTATCGCTTCCTTATGTTCAAGATATTGCAAGAAAAGAAGAAAAACAAAGGATTATTGACTGATTAACAGGTACTAAAAATGACTTAGAAAAATGAAAAACATTAGAACCTCTAAAATTTGGAAATAGTTTTGCAAACTTAAATAACGGTGAATACTTAACAAATTTTTACATCTCAGCTTATCCTAGACAAAGAACAAATGTGGTTTATAAAATTAATAAAGTAAATTATTTAGAATCTAGAATAACTTATCATCATGACTATTATTTACATGTTCTAGGAGCTGATAACAAACCTATTTTAACTCAACCTGGACCACCACGTGGAAATGGTTTAGTAGGTGGAGCTTCTGGTTCTTTAATTGTGGATCAGCAAGGAAATATTCAAGCAATTCACTCGTTAGCGATGGATGTATTTGGAGATTCTTATGAATATAACAACGGAACTGATGTAGCCTTTCCTTTTATTTCAAAATTAAGAGATGTAATTTCTTATGATAAAGATAATCCAAACACATTTGGTTCTTGATTAAAACAAAAAGCTAAAGAAGATCCACAGCATTTTGAAGAATTAGATATTTATATAAATCCTCAAAAATACTGAAAAAATTAATAAAAGGAGTAAAATTATTATTTAATGAAATTAAAAAAAATAAAACTTCTTTTAGCTTTTGTTCCAACTCTTGTTCTTGCAAGCTGTTCTTTTAATACTAATGTTGGTACTCAAAATCCATCACAGCAAGAAGAACTTTCAAAACAACCAACTAAAGAAGATGAAAACAAACATGTAGATTCTGCAAATCCAGACTCAAATCTTACTCCAGTTGACGCAGACAAAGAAGAATCTTCAAAACAGCCACCTAAACAAGGCGAGAACAAACATGTAGATTCTGAAAATCCAGATACGAATCTAACTCGAATTGACGCAAACAAAGAAGAAGAATCAACAAAAATTATTCAGCATCCTGAATTTGAAAATTCAGATAATTTAGGTAACAAAAATGAGCAACCTAGCAAGGAAAATGAAGGATTAATTCACGAAAATTCACAAAGTGATATTAGTGATAAAAATACTTCTCAAACTATAACTGTTCAAGTTCGAAAACCAGATTTGGTTAAAGATATTAATAAAAATCCTATAAAAAAGAAGGTTTTTGATCAATCTTTTTCAAAAGTAAGTTTGGATGAAATAAGCAAAAATATTAGATTTCCAAAGGAATATCAGAAAATAAAAACAAATTATGAATCTGGTTTTATAGAAAAAGAAAATGATAATGCTTTTTTAGGTAATCAAAATGATAATTTATTTGTTTATGATCTTAAAAAAGCAGCTGATAAAAATCAAATTTTTTCTGATAGCTACACTGATGAACAAAAACAAAATTATTTCGATTTAAGTAAGAAAATTAGAAATGATTACTATTCTCTTTATCATACACAAGAAAATAAAATATGAAAAGATGTAGATAAAATAGCCTTTAATTCTTTAGAAAACGATGATAAGAGATTTGAAGATATTTTTGAAAGAAATTTAAGAATTTCTGTAGGAACTTCAACAATTTTAGATACTAAAGACGGAAAAGCATTACTAGTAACAAACCAACACGTAACTAGACCTATGAAGCTTCAAGATATAGATTCTAAACATTCACATTTTAATATCAGAAACAAGGAAAATTTAAGATTTTATAACTATATTTTGAATGATTTTTTTAAAATTTATTATAAAAATAAAGTTTATTCATTTTCAAATGACACTTTTTTGAGTTGACAGTGACAAAAGTATAAATACTATAAATTTTTAAACTCAGATGCAAATAATTTTATTAATAAAGGAACGTATTCTTCAGCTCAAATTGATAGTTTAAGTAACAAAAGTTTTTCAGAACAAGAAATTTTAGATTTTCAAATTAATTTCTTTAATAAATACTTTAAAATAGTTCAAAATTTTGACAATAAACGTCAAGATATTGCTTTATATTACTTTAATTTTCAAGAATATATCAAAGACTGAAAAGAAATCATCGAATGAGTTTCTGCTATATGAGATACAGAAGATACTTCTGATATAGATGAGCGAACTTATGCTAACATACACAATCAAAAAAAGAATATACAAGAGAGAGATTTTTTCGATGTTGGTTGACCATTTTTTTCTAATTTCAGACCAAAACAAAATAAAATAACTAAAAATATTTATTTAGATAGTTCCAAAACCAGCTTTATTGGCGCAGATAATTATTATTTTGTTATTCCTAAATATAACAAGACATTGCGGGAACTAAATGAATATAGAAAATCTGTAAAAAAAGAGAAAGAAAAAATAGCACAAGAAAGAGAAAAATTAAAGATTTTCAAAGAATATTGAGATCACATCTCAACTTTAAAACCAGTAAAAATTAGTGATAAAATTTGAAAAGAAAATGACTTTGATGATTCATTAAAAATCAGTGCTTTTTGACCTAAAAATACTATTTTTAAAAATGTGTTTAAAGGAATTAAAGTAAATGCTGTTCCAATTTATGGCAAAGATGAAGGTGATCTAAACTCATTTTACTTTGTAAATAACGGTCATGGAGCTTCTGGTTCAGGAATATTTAACAGAGATGGTTCACTTGCGTTTATAAACTCATTTGGCTTCTTATTTGAAGGAAAAGACCCAGTTACTCGTAAACCTGTTTCTAATACATTTTATTTAGATTCTAACTTAAATACATTTTTATCTGGTGGTGTGGTCTTAAGAACAAATCGCTATAATTTAGTTGATGAAATTTATAAATTTTATTTAAATAAACCTGAAGAAAAAAATTAAAAACATAAAGGAAAATGAAGAAAAATATGCATAATAAATCAAGATATCTGTTTGTTTTAGACCTTGACGGAACAGTATTGTCTAATTCCGCTACCGGTGAAATTCACGAAGAAACAGAAAGAGAAATTAAAAGGGCTACCTCTTTAGGTCACAAAGTGTGCATCATAACAGGAAGACCTTGAAGATCTACTAAAAAAATATATGATCAATTAGAATTAGATACTATTGTAGGAAATTTCAATGGTGCTTATGTACACAATCCAAAAGACTATAATTTTATTCCTGAAATTAAGTATTTAAATTTAAACGAAATGCTTTACATTTTAGGTGATAAAAAATTAAAATCTGAAATTACAAATCTTGCTATTGAAGGTCCAGGTTGAGCAAAAATACAAAAAAGAGATGAAAATTTAGAAAAAGTTTTTGGCTTTAATGAACTTCCAAATTTAAAAGCTGGAATCGATCTTAAGAAAATTCCACTTAAGCCAACTGGGGTTATTTTAGATACTAAAATTACTACTAACGTTGCAGAATTAAAATCTTACTTAGAAAGAAAATACGGAGATTTAGGAGAATTTTCAGCTTGATCAAAAGGCGAAGGTCAATCATATGTTTTTGACATTACTTCTGTTGGAGTTAATAAATCAAAGGTTGTTTCTATGCTAACTCGTTATTATAATATCGATTTAGATAATGTAATTTCTATCGGTGATGGATTTAATGATGTAGGTATGTTTGAAACGGCTACAGTTTCTGTTGCAATGAAAAATTCTGATCAAGATTTAAAAAGAAAAGCTACTGTTGTGTTGAAAAAAACAAACAAAGAGGGTGGAGTTGGTTATTACATTAAAAAGTTTTTAAAAAATCCTGAAAAAGAAATAGAAAAATCAAAGAAAATGAAGTCTTTAAAGTCTTCTTTAGCCTTGGATATCGAAGCTATTGGGGGACAATAAAATGGAAACTGTTCAAAAAATTGCTATTTTTGGAGGGACTTTTAACCCTATACATAAAGGTCATGTTAAGATTGCAAAACTCGCAATTGAAAAACTAAATTTAGATTGGTTATACTTTGTTCCTAATTATCAAAATCCTTTTAAAAACAAGCAACAATCCTTCGTTAGTGGTGAACATCGATACAATATGATAAAACTGGTTTTACCTGAAAAAGCAAAGGTTTGCGAGTTTGAAATCAACAAAAAAGGAATTAGTTATACAATTGATACTATAAAATTTTTTAAACACAGATTTAAAAATGCTCAACTTTATTTCATAATTGGTTCAGATAATTTAGAAAGACTTCATAAGTGAAAAGACATCAATCAAATATCACAACTTAGTCAAATCTGTGTTTTTAAAAGAGATAAAAAAATAAATAAGAAAAACTTAAAAAAATACAATGCAATTTTATTTGATAATAAAATTTATGATTTTTCTTCAACAGATATTAGGCATTCTGATTTTAGCGGTCTTTTTCCTGCTGTTCATAAATATATTTCAAATAATTACTTATATATAGAAGATTTATTAAAATTTCACGTTAATAATGGAGAGAGATTAAAGCATTGTTATTCAACAGCTGAATTAGCAGCTGAATATGCAAAAATCCTTCAAAAAGATGCTAAAACGGCTTATTATGCAGGACTTTTGCACGATATTACTAAGACTTGATCAATAGAAAAACATAGAGAGTTTTTGGAACAACACAACATAGATCAAAGTCAAGTTCCGAATTATAAATTACATCAACTTAGTGCTTATGTTTGACTAACAAAAGAATATAAAATTGCAAACAAAAATATAGCCAAAGCTATTTCTTGCCATACATCTCTTTCTTTAGATATGGATATTTATGCGAAAATTGTTTATATGGCTGATAAATTAGCTAGAGGAAGAAGATATCCAGGAATACAAAAATTAAGAGACATAGCAAAAAAAGACTTTAATCAAGGCTTTAAAGAAGTTTTAAAAGCAAATTTAAATTTATTACAATCGCAAGGGAAAATAGATGAGGAGCAACAAAAAATTTACGAATTTTGAATCAACCAATAATATCGCTATTTTATTTGCAGATCCTTCTGAATTTATAGAGTTAAAAGAATTTAGCTTTATAAATGAAGCAAAAACAGTAAAAACACCTTATGGAATTGGTTATATTTTTCAACTAAAAAGCTTTAATATTTATTATTTTCAAGTTGCAATAGGGCTTATTAATGCCGCTGCTGCTTGCCAATATTTAATTGATAAATATAATATTAAAACTGTTTTTAACTATGGAGCTGTCGGAACAAGTAATTCTAAACTAAAAATTGGTGAAATAATTTTTCCAAATAAAATTTATCTTTCTGATGCAGAAACACCTTGATATAGTTTTGGTCAAACACCATATGAAAAACAATATTATTTAAATAATTTTTCTAACGTAAATGAAGATATTAATTTAGCTTCATCAAATGCTTTTATATCTGATTTAAATCGTTTAGCTTATATTCAAAAGCATATTGATGTAAACATTTTTGATATGGAGGCTTTTGCTTTAGCTCATGTTTGCTTTAAAAATAAAGTAAAATTCAAAACTTTAAAATACGTTTCTGACTATATCGGACAGAATTCATCAAGTGAAATTGTAAATGCAAACATTAAAAAGGGGTCTTTAAAAGCTCTAAGTAAAGTGTTTGATTTTATTGTTTCAAACGAGGAAGTTAAGTAAAAAAATACACTTATAAGTGTATTTTTTTACATTATTTTAAATCGTCTTCAATAATTTTTTTAACTTGCTCAATTTTTGTTCTTTTTTGTTCAAAAGTAAGATTTTGTGTTTTAAAATCTTGTGTCATTTTGATAAAGGCTGGATGATAACCAATACCTAAAGGTTTTTCAAATACTTTGTTTAATCTTATTCAACTATCTCTTAGTCTAGTGTACACAATTTTATTTGGATTATTTTTATAATTTTTTAGTAAATATAAGTGTGTAATTAACACTATAATACCTGTACTGTTAATAACTTTTTTAAATGTTCTGTTTCAGTTGACTGGAATATAAAAAATCGCAATAATTACCAAACAAAATGAAGGGGCGAAAGTAGAAACTTCAAGTTTTCCTATTAATTTTAAAGCATCTTCACTTGGAAATCTTGGTACTTGAATAAATGCATTAATAAACAATGGAGTAAAAATAAATAAGATTCTAATTAATAAGTTTATAAAAGTAAAGATTGAATTTCAAATATAGTAAGAAACAAGTCGGCTATAATCACCCTTATTTTTTATTGTATTAAT
This Mycoplasma sp. 1654_15 DNA region includes the following protein-coding sequences:
- a CDS encoding phosphorylase family protein, with the translated sequence MRSNKKFTNFESTNNIAILFADPSEFIELKEFSFINEAKTVKTPYGIGYIFQLKSFNIYYFQVAIGLINAAAACQYLIDKYNIKTVFNYGAVGTSNSKLKIGEIIFPNKIYLSDAETPWYSFGQTPYEKQYYLNNFSNVNEDINLASSNAFISDLNRLAYIQKHIDVNIFDMEAFALAHVCFKNKVKFKTLKYVSDYIGQNSSSEIVNANIKKGSLKALSKVFDFIVSNEEVK
- a CDS encoding nicotinate-nucleotide adenylyltransferase codes for the protein METVQKIAIFGGTFNPIHKGHVKIAKLAIEKLNLDWLYFVPNYQNPFKNKQQSFVSGEHRYNMIKLVLPEKAKVCEFEINKKGISYTIDTIKFFKHRFKNAQLYFIIGSDNLERLHKWKDINQISQLSQICVFKRDKKINKKNLKKYNAILFDNKIYDFSSTDIRHSDFSGLFPAVHKYISNNYLYIEDLLKFHVNNGERLKHCYSTAELAAEYAKILQKDAKTAYYAGLLHDITKTWSIEKHREFLEQHNIDQSQVPNYKLHQLSAYVWLTKEYKIANKNIAKAISCHTSLSLDMDIYAKIVYMADKLARGRRYPGIQKLRDIAKKDFNQGFKEVLKANLNLLQSQGKIDEEQQKIYEFWINQ
- a CDS encoding Cof-type HAD-IIB family hydrolase, with the translated sequence MKKNMHNKSRYLFVLDLDGTVLSNSATGEIHEETEREIKRATSLGHKVCIITGRPWRSTKKIYDQLELDTIVGNFNGAYVHNPKDYNFIPEIKYLNLNEMLYILGDKKLKSEITNLAIEGPGWAKIQKRDENLEKVFGFNELPNLKAGIDLKKIPLKPTGVILDTKITTNVAELKSYLERKYGDLGEFSAWSKGEGQSYVFDITSVGVNKSKVVSMLTRYYNIDLDNVISIGDGFNDVGMFETATVSVAMKNSDQDLKRKATVVLKKTNKEGGVGYYIKKFLKNPEKEIEKSKKMKSLKSSLALDIEAIGGQ